Proteins encoded in a region of the Carassius auratus strain Wakin chromosome 21, ASM336829v1, whole genome shotgun sequence genome:
- the LOC113038155 gene encoding protein unc-119 homolog A-like: MSYSCTSTGKSQDPSSSKKSGGVNPGSCSSGDTGNGNNRHSIRGSTANSNPDLSEAMKVKKGCNTTDVGVPVTTEEELLANKTISPEDVLGLQKITENYLCSPEENVYNIDFTRFKIRDMETGTVLFEITKPPATDKGGDKRDVDPNAGRFVRYQFTPAFLRLRQVGATVEFTVGDIPINNFRMIERHYFREQLLKSFDFEFGFCIPSSKNTCEHIYEFPPLSEDLIREMVLHPYETQSDSFYFVDNKLVMHNKADYSYSGGP; this comes from the exons ATGAGCTATTCTTGTACCAGCACAGGCAAAAGCCAGGACCCATCGAGCTCTAAGAAGTCCGGCGGCGTTAATCCCGGTAGTTGCAGCAGCGGAGACACCGGCAACGGCAATAACCGCCACAGCATCCGCGGCAGCACAGCGAACTCGAACCCTGATTTATCCGAGGCCATGAAAGTCAAGAAGGGCTGCAACACGACAGACGTCGGGGTCCCCGTCACCACAGAGGAGGAACTGCTTGCGAACAAAACGATCTCCCCGGAGGATGTGCTGggattacagaagatcactgaaa ACTATCTGTGTAGTCCAGAAGAAAATGTGTACAATATTGACTTCACACGGTTCAAGATCAGGGATATGGAGACAGGAACCGTTCTGTTTGAGATCACCAAACCACCAGCCACAG ATAAAGGAGGGGATAAAAGAGATGTTGATCCCAATGCTGGCCGGTTTGTACGTTACCAGTTTACACCAGCTTTTTTACGGCTACGTCAAGTAGGAGCCAC TGTTGAATTCACAGTAGGAGACATCCCCATCAATAACTTCCGGATGATCGAGAGGCACTATTTCCGTGAACAGCTGCTGAAGAGCTTCGACTTTGAGTTTGGCTTCTGTATCCCAAGCAGCAAAAACACCTGTGAGCACATCTATGAGTTCCCACCGCTCTCAGAGGATCTCA TACGTGAGATGGTCCTCCATCCTTACGAGACGCAGTCTGACAGCTTCTACTTCGTGGACAACAAGCTGGTCATGCACAACAAAGCAGATTATTCGTACAGCGGAGGCCCTTAG